The following are encoded in a window of Providencia rettgeri genomic DNA:
- a CDS encoding ABC transporter ATP-binding protein, whose translation MIVFSSLQIRRGVRVLLDNATATINPGQKVGLVGKNGCGKSTLLALLKGELQAEAGSATFPSNWSMAWVNQETPALDVPALEYVIDGDREFRALEQKLAQANEKNDGHAIAVVHGQLDAIDAWTIRSRASSLLHGLGFSQAQLDSPVKSFSGGWRMRLNLAQALLCRSDLLLLDEPTNHLDLDAVIWLEKWLKSYQGTLILISHDRDFLDPIIDKVLHIEQETMFEYTGNYSSFERQRATKLAQQQALYESQQAKAAHLQSYIDRFRVQATKAKQAQSRIKMLERMEMVAPAHVDNPFHFSFRKPDSLPNPLLKMEKVSAGYGEKVILQSIKLNLVPGSRIGLLGRNGAGKSTLIKMLAGDLPPLQGEISLAKGIKLGYFAQHQLEYLHPEESPLQHLARLAPEQTEQQLRDYLGGFGFKGDQVTDPSGRFSGGEKARLVLALIVWQRPNLLLLDEPTNHLDLDMRQALTEALMAFEGALVVVSHDRHLLRTTTDELYLVHGGAVEQFDGDLEDYQQWLAEQNKLELQQVRDQQEKDKPAAAATVTAQDRKDQKRREAEFRQLTQPIRKKITELEKLMEKYSASLAELEAKLSDAAIYEQDKKAELTACLKKQTEQKSALEDVEMEWMELQEQLESMTNEFEAG comes from the coding sequence ATGATTGTTTTCTCTTCACTCCAAATTCGTCGAGGCGTTCGTGTTCTTTTGGACAATGCCACGGCGACGATTAACCCCGGCCAAAAAGTTGGTTTAGTGGGTAAAAACGGCTGCGGTAAATCGACACTTCTTGCGCTGTTAAAAGGCGAATTACAGGCTGAAGCAGGTTCTGCAACGTTTCCAAGCAACTGGTCTATGGCATGGGTGAACCAAGAAACCCCCGCATTAGACGTGCCAGCTCTTGAATATGTCATTGACGGTGATCGCGAGTTTCGTGCTCTTGAGCAAAAACTTGCACAGGCAAATGAGAAAAATGATGGTCACGCCATTGCTGTGGTACATGGGCAGTTAGATGCCATCGATGCGTGGACAATCCGCTCACGTGCATCCAGTTTGCTCCATGGTTTAGGTTTTAGCCAAGCGCAATTAGACTCCCCTGTAAAATCGTTTTCAGGTGGATGGCGAATGCGTTTGAACCTCGCACAGGCGCTACTTTGCCGCTCTGATTTGCTGTTACTTGATGAACCAACTAACCACCTTGATTTAGATGCGGTCATTTGGCTAGAGAAATGGTTGAAAAGCTACCAAGGAACATTAATTTTGATCTCCCATGATAGGGATTTCCTTGACCCTATTATTGATAAAGTGCTGCATATCGAACAAGAAACAATGTTCGAATATACAGGGAACTACTCTTCGTTTGAACGCCAACGTGCGACAAAATTGGCTCAGCAGCAAGCGTTGTATGAGAGCCAACAAGCCAAAGCTGCCCATTTGCAAAGCTATATCGACCGCTTTAGAGTGCAAGCGACCAAAGCAAAGCAAGCACAAAGCCGTATTAAGATGTTGGAAAGAATGGAGATGGTGGCACCTGCACATGTGGATAACCCCTTCCATTTTTCATTCCGTAAGCCAGATAGCTTGCCAAACCCATTATTAAAGATGGAAAAAGTGAGTGCAGGTTATGGTGAAAAAGTCATTTTACAATCGATTAAACTGAACTTAGTGCCGGGTTCACGCATTGGTTTACTCGGTCGCAATGGTGCGGGTAAATCCACATTAATTAAAATGTTAGCCGGTGATTTACCACCACTACAGGGGGAAATCTCCCTCGCTAAAGGCATAAAATTGGGTTACTTCGCTCAGCACCAATTGGAGTATCTGCACCCAGAAGAATCGCCATTACAGCATCTCGCTCGCCTTGCGCCCGAGCAAACGGAGCAGCAATTGCGTGATTACTTAGGTGGCTTTGGTTTTAAAGGTGACCAAGTGACCGATCCAAGCGGCCGTTTCTCTGGTGGAGAAAAAGCGCGTTTAGTACTGGCGCTCATTGTGTGGCAGCGCCCAAATCTGTTGTTACTCGATGAGCCAACTAACCACTTGGATTTAGACATGCGTCAAGCTCTCACCGAGGCCTTAATGGCATTCGAAGGGGCATTGGTTGTAGTTTCCCATGACAGGCACTTATTACGTACCACAACCGATGAACTGTATTTAGTTCATGGCGGTGCGGTAGAGCAATTTGATGGTGATTTAGAAGATTACCAGCAATGGCTTGCAGAGCAAAATAAGCTGGAATTACAACAAGTGCGTGATCAGCAAGAAAAGGATAAACCCGCTGCGGCGGCTACTGTCACGGCACAAGATAGAAAAGACCAAAAGCGTCGTGAAGCGGAGTTCCGCCAACTGACTCAGCCAATTCGTAAAAAGATCACCGAGTTAGAAAAGCTGATGGAAAAATATTCAGCATCCTTAGCAGAGTTAGAGGCGAAGCTATCCGATGCTGCCATTTATGAACAAGACAAAAAAGCGGAGTTGACTGCCTGTTTGAAGAAGCAAACCGAGCAAAAGTCCGCACTGGAAGACGTTGAAATGGAATGGATGGAATTACAAGAACAGCTAGAAAGCATGACCAATGAATTTGAAGCTGGCTAG
- the kefG gene encoding glutathione-regulated potassium-efflux system ancillary protein KefG: MSNTPKVLVVYAHPDSDESIANKALLDAVRDFEHVTVHDLYATYPDYFIDVTAEQKLLCLYDVIVFQHPLYTYSCPALLKEWFDRVLTRRFATDMGYQKLKGKYWRSVITTGEPIHAYQYDGYNRYPLTEILRPFELTALMCDMQWLEPTIIYAARRQPKAHFQQLIDDYRQWIQKPLSAGGLS, from the coding sequence ATGTCAAATACACCAAAAGTGCTGGTGGTCTATGCCCACCCAGACTCTGATGAGTCCATTGCCAACAAGGCATTGCTTGATGCAGTGCGCGATTTTGAACATGTCACAGTGCACGATTTATATGCCACATACCCCGATTATTTTATCGATGTTACCGCTGAGCAAAAGCTACTGTGCTTGTATGATGTGATTGTTTTTCAGCACCCGCTCTATACTTATAGTTGTCCGGCCTTGTTGAAAGAGTGGTTTGACCGCGTATTAACACGCCGCTTTGCTACGGATATGGGGTATCAAAAATTAAAAGGTAAGTATTGGCGCTCTGTGATCACCACTGGCGAACCCATCCATGCATATCAATATGATGGGTACAACCGTTATCCTCTAACAGAAATACTCCGACCATTTGAATTGACAGCATTGATGTGTGATATGCAGTGGCTGGAGCCTACCATAATTTATGCAGCACGTCGGCAGCCTAAAGCGCATTTTCAACAGCTTATTGACGACTATCGTCAATGGATACAAAAACCGCTTAGTGCGGGAGGGCTTTCCTAA
- the kefB gene encoding glutathione-regulated potassium-efflux system protein KefB yields MSDMGLFESVIIFLCAGVIMVPIAQKIRLGAVLGYLLAGIMIGPFVLGFIHNVDDILHFSEMGVVFLMFLIGLELKPSKLWELRHSIFGVGTVQVVVTAAIMASLLFLAKFSWQAAIVGGLGMAMSSTAMALQLMNEKGMSNKESGQLGFSVLLFQDMAVIPIMALIPLLAGDTAPSDWQKIGLKVVAFVGLWVVGRYLLRPMFRLAAKSGVHEIFTAAALLVVLGSALIMESLGFSMALGTFMAGVMLAETEFRHELEINIEPFKGLLLGLFFISVGMSLNLQVLWTYLPQVLIAVVVLVAVKALVLYILGFVARLRNGARAQFSGVLSQGGEFAFVIYATAFGASVIDERQMDLLLVVVTLSMMTTPLVMQLIDAYLNYRYNQQPASSEKPFVEDNDPHVILVGFGRMGQVVGRLLMANKVKITVLEQDVTAISTMRRYGYTVYYGDARELQLLRSAGADKAKSIVITSDIPEEVMEIVRICQENFPNLHIIARAKGRLEAHELLHSGVTDFSRETFSSALELGSKALVSTGMHPHKAYRAKQHFRRLDMRMLRDVYPESENSDSGQISRVKEARRELNELFEKEMQREHRQPHSWNNEQ; encoded by the coding sequence ATGTCAGACATGGGGCTATTTGAATCCGTCATCATCTTTTTGTGTGCTGGCGTGATAATGGTACCAATTGCCCAGAAAATTCGACTGGGTGCGGTACTTGGATATCTATTGGCAGGGATTATGATCGGGCCATTTGTACTTGGCTTTATTCATAATGTTGATGACATTTTACATTTTTCAGAAATGGGTGTTGTGTTTCTGATGTTTTTAATCGGCTTAGAGTTAAAGCCATCTAAGCTATGGGAACTTCGGCACTCTATTTTTGGCGTCGGCACTGTTCAAGTGGTGGTCACTGCGGCAATCATGGCCTCATTACTGTTTTTGGCGAAATTTTCATGGCAGGCCGCCATTGTGGGCGGGCTTGGGATGGCGATGTCATCAACCGCGATGGCATTGCAACTCATGAACGAAAAGGGCATGTCGAATAAAGAAAGCGGGCAGCTTGGGTTTTCTGTTTTATTATTCCAAGATATGGCCGTGATCCCGATTATGGCGTTAATTCCATTATTAGCTGGGGACACCGCCCCCAGTGACTGGCAAAAAATTGGCTTAAAAGTTGTCGCCTTTGTGGGGTTATGGGTGGTTGGTCGCTACTTATTGCGTCCAATGTTTCGGTTAGCGGCAAAATCGGGTGTCCATGAAATCTTCACCGCTGCCGCACTACTGGTAGTATTGGGGTCGGCGCTGATCATGGAAAGCCTCGGATTTTCTATGGCATTAGGTACCTTTATGGCGGGGGTAATGTTAGCAGAAACTGAATTTCGCCATGAACTGGAAATCAACATTGAGCCGTTTAAGGGCTTATTATTAGGGCTGTTTTTTATCTCTGTAGGGATGTCACTTAACTTACAAGTGCTGTGGACATATTTACCGCAGGTACTTATTGCGGTGGTTGTCTTGGTCGCCGTGAAAGCGTTGGTATTGTATATACTGGGTTTTGTTGCACGGCTGCGCAATGGTGCTCGCGCCCAATTTTCAGGGGTATTAAGTCAAGGTGGTGAATTTGCTTTCGTCATTTATGCAACGGCTTTTGGGGCGAGTGTGATTGATGAACGTCAAATGGATCTTTTGCTGGTGGTCGTCACACTTTCAATGATGACAACCCCACTTGTGATGCAGTTGATAGATGCCTATTTGAACTACCGTTATAATCAGCAACCTGCATCCAGTGAAAAGCCATTTGTGGAAGATAACGACCCGCATGTGATCCTCGTGGGCTTTGGCCGTATGGGGCAAGTGGTTGGGCGTTTATTAATGGCGAATAAAGTCAAAATCACCGTTCTCGAACAAGATGTTACAGCGATTAGCACTATGCGCCGATATGGTTATACCGTGTATTACGGTGATGCGCGTGAACTACAATTACTGCGCTCAGCAGGGGCGGATAAAGCCAAATCGATAGTGATCACCAGTGATATTCCTGAAGAAGTGATGGAAATTGTGCGAATTTGCCAAGAAAATTTCCCTAACTTACATATTATTGCTCGAGCAAAAGGCCGTTTGGAAGCACATGAATTGTTGCATAGTGGTGTGACTGATTTTAGCCGTGAAACATTCTCTAGTGCGCTTGAATTAGGGAGTAAAGCATTGGTTAGCACTGGTATGCATCCGCACAAAGCCTATCGGGCAAAACAACATTTTCGTCGTTTAGATATGCGAATGCTGCGGGATGTGTATCCCGAAAGCGAAAACAGTGATAGCGGGCAGATCTCACGAGTAAAAGAGGCGCGTCGTGAACTCAACGAGTTATTTGAAAAAGAAATGCAGCGAGAACATCGACAACCGCATAGCTGGAACAATGAACAATAA
- a CDS encoding YheV family putative zinc ribbon protein — protein sequence MASTRKRFIAGATCPKCQSQDTLMMWREDKIDVVECVNCGHQQRQAGEAATEHVRQKEQVIGIFTPE from the coding sequence ATGGCTTCAACACGTAAGCGTTTTATTGCAGGGGCAACCTGCCCGAAATGCCAATCACAAGATACATTGATGATGTGGCGTGAAGATAAAATTGATGTAGTCGAATGCGTCAATTGCGGTCATCAGCAACGTCAAGCGGGGGAGGCTGCCACCGAACACGTGAGACAAAAAGAGCAGGTAATTGGTATTTTTACACCTGAATAA
- the slyD gene encoding peptidylprolyl isomerase → MKVAKDLVVSLAYQVRTEDGVLVDESPASAPLDYLHGRGSLISGLEKALEGRSVGENFDVEVASDDAYGQYDDNLVQRVPKDVFMGVDELEVGMRFLADTDMGPVPVEITGIEGDEVIVDGNHMLAGQNLKFNVEIMGIREATEEEIAHGHVHGADGHDHDHGHEGGCCGGGHGHGSEGGCCGGGEGHGHGHKHGGCGCH, encoded by the coding sequence ATGAAAGTAGCAAAAGACTTGGTGGTCAGCTTGGCTTATCAAGTAAGAACAGAAGACGGTGTTTTAGTTGATGAGTCCCCGGCAAGCGCGCCACTAGACTATTTGCACGGTCGTGGTTCTTTAATTTCGGGTCTGGAAAAAGCGTTAGAAGGTCGTTCTGTTGGTGAAAACTTCGATGTTGAAGTCGCCTCTGACGATGCATACGGTCAATACGATGACAACTTAGTTCAACGCGTTCCTAAAGATGTCTTTATGGGCGTTGATGAGCTGGAAGTGGGTATGCGTTTCTTAGCTGATACTGATATGGGGCCTGTTCCTGTTGAAATCACAGGAATTGAAGGCGACGAAGTTATCGTTGACGGTAACCACATGTTAGCAGGTCAAAACCTGAAATTTAATGTTGAAATCATGGGGATCCGTGAAGCAACTGAAGAAGAAATCGCTCACGGTCACGTCCATGGCGCTGATGGTCACGATCATGATCACGGTCACGAAGGTGGCTGCTGTGGTGGTGGTCATGGTCACGGTTCAGAAGGTGGTTGCTGCGGTGGTGGTGAAGGCCATGGCCACGGTCACAAACACGGCGGCTGCGGTTGCCACTAA
- a CDS encoding SlyX family protein, whose translation MDSSQTFEHRLELLESKVAFQELAMEQLNQVITDQQMQLTRMQEHLRIVTERLKSSQDSHLARPEEETPPPHY comes from the coding sequence ATGGACTCATCTCAAACATTCGAACACCGTTTAGAGCTTCTGGAAAGTAAAGTCGCTTTCCAAGAATTGGCCATGGAGCAGCTTAATCAGGTGATTACTGATCAGCAAATGCAACTAACACGGATGCAAGAACATTTACGCATCGTGACAGAAAGACTGAAATCCTCGCAAGATAGCCACTTAGCGCGACCTGAAGAAGAAACACCACCGCCGCATTATTAA
- the fkpA gene encoding FKBP-type peptidyl-prolyl cis-trans isomerase translates to MKSLFKASLLATTLALTFTAPQVMAAEAKAQSSAFKNAEERNAYALGASLGRYMQNSLEEQKNIGINLDNAQLLAGVQDAFNGKSKMTDAEVEETLRQFEGQVKAAADKKMKDESISNEKKGAEFREKYAKEKGVVKTKSGLLYKIEKEGTGAKPKADETVVVHYKGSLIDGTEFDSSYSRNEPLTIPLNSVIKGWTEGLVNLKKGGKMQLVIPADLAYGENGVPGIPANSTLVFDVELLDIKPAAK, encoded by the coding sequence ATGAAATCACTGTTTAAGGCAAGTCTTCTGGCAACAACGTTGGCACTTACTTTCACTGCTCCGCAAGTTATGGCAGCGGAAGCCAAAGCTCAAAGTAGCGCATTTAAAAATGCAGAAGAGCGCAATGCGTATGCACTGGGTGCTTCTTTAGGTCGCTACATGCAAAATTCATTAGAAGAACAAAAAAACATTGGTATTAACTTGGATAACGCACAATTGCTGGCGGGTGTTCAAGATGCATTTAACGGTAAAAGCAAAATGACCGATGCAGAAGTTGAAGAAACTCTGCGTCAGTTCGAAGGGCAAGTTAAAGCGGCTGCCGATAAAAAAATGAAAGACGAATCCATCAGCAATGAGAAAAAAGGTGCTGAATTTCGTGAAAAATATGCCAAAGAAAAAGGCGTAGTGAAAACCAAATCAGGTTTACTGTACAAAATTGAAAAAGAGGGTACAGGTGCAAAACCGAAAGCGGATGAAACCGTTGTGGTTCACTACAAAGGTTCTTTGATTGATGGTACTGAGTTCGATAGCTCTTATTCACGTAACGAGCCACTGACTATTCCATTAAACTCTGTTATTAAAGGTTGGACTGAAGGTTTAGTTAACCTGAAAAAAGGCGGCAAAATGCAGTTAGTGATCCCTGCGGATTTAGCCTATGGCGAAAACGGCGTACCGGGTATCCCAGCTAACTCAACTTTAGTCTTTGATGTTGAATTACTAGATATCAAACCAGCAGCTAAATAA
- a CDS encoding colicin Z C-terminal domain-related protein, whose amino-acid sequence MQSYIGKHKYTVSYDFRDPLTMGPFDVQIKFMNGLNTSTVQTLGPRNHTIEGDGAGSDYIRLRGYAPLGSTIVVTVPN is encoded by the coding sequence ATTCAATCTTACATTGGTAAACATAAATACACTGTCTCGTATGATTTTAGAGATCCTTTAACAATGGGGCCTTTTGATGTGCAAATTAAGTTTATGAATGGCCTTAATACATCCACCGTACAAACGTTAGGCCCAAGAAACCATACAATTGAAGGCGATGGCGCTGGAAGTGATTATATTCGATTAAGAGGATATGCGCCTCTTGGTTCAACGATTGTTGTGACTGTACCTAATTGA